The DNA segment TTTGTAAGCGAAAAAGTTATGATTTTTTAGCCGTTATGGATCTTACCAAAATGCTTCGTGAATTTGACCCGCTTGATCCGATAAAATACGACTTTGCGCTTTATAGAATAGGGCAGGGCAAGGAGCTAAATACTCTATAAAAACAAATAGCTTTTAATAATTTTTTCTATTTTGTAAAATTCAACTTTATTTTTACAATACTTTGGTAAAATTTCGGTCTAAACTTCATTTGAAAGGATCTTGTATGAAAAAAGTTTTAATAGCTAGTGTTGCACTTTGTGCTTCTTTGTTTGCAAACGAGTGCAAACCAGCTGACTGCCTAGTTATACCTATGGAGCAACTTGGTGAAAAGGGCAACGTAAATGTTGGCGAAGTTATTGCTATGAACACAAACTACGGTGTGGCATTTTTTCCAAATTTAAAGGGTTTAACTGCTGGTGCTCACGGATTTCACGTGCATACAAACGCTGATTGTGGTGCGACTGAAAAGGGGCTAGGCACAAAAGCTGGTGGGCACTGGGATCCAGCTGGAACTGGCAAACACTCATACCCTTGGGATGATAACGGACACAAAGGCGATCTACCAGCACTTATTGTTGATAGTGAGGGCAACGCTGTTTATCCAGTTTTAGCACCAAAAATCAAAGATGTTAGCGAGTTAAAGGGGCATTCTTTGATGATTCACGTTGGCGGCGATAACCACAGCGATCATCCAAAACCACTTGGTGGTGGTGGCGCTAGAATGGTTTGTGGCGTTATAAAATAATTTTTAGCCCCTAAATTTAGGGGCTTTTATCTGCTTGATAAAATAAATATAACAGCTCTTTTTCTACATAAACGGCTTTAGTTATTAATTCTACTGATTTTAAGCCAAAAAAAGGTATAAATCAAGATAATTTATTAGAAATTTGTAGTTTTTAGGAGCGTTTATGGAGTTTGAAATTTGGGTTTATTTTTTGCTTTTTGGCGTTGCTTTTTTAGCAGGTTTAATTGACGCTATTGCTGGAGGAGGCGGACTTATCGCACTTCCTGCACTTATGACAGTAGGTATCCCGCCTCACGCAGCACTTGCTACAAATAAGCTTCAAGGCACATTTGGTAGCTTTACGGCGGCTGTAAATTTTGCTAAAAAAGGGCTTATTAATTTTAATGAAATTTTAATAGGCATTGTTTTTACCTTTATCGGTGCGGTTTTTGGGACGATTTTGATACTATTTTTAAATGCTCAAATTTTAAAAATCATAGTCCCATTTTGTCTAATTGCCATTTTTATCTACACGATTTTTATGCCAAAAGTTGGCGAAAATGACCGCCAGGCAAGGATGAAACCAAAAATTTTCTACATTATTTTTGGCTTTGTTTTGGGTTTTTATGATGGCTTTTTTGGACCTGGTGCTGGGAGTTTTTGGACGTTTTCTATGGTGGCACTTTTAGGCTTAAATATGAAAAAATCAGTCGCTCACACAAAGGCACTAAATTTTACAAGCAATGCTGTAAGCTTAGCCGTGTTTGTAATTGGCGGTCAAATTTTATGGCTGATTGGGCTTTTAATGGGCGTTGGACAGGTGTTTGGTGCATTTGTTGGCTCAAATTTGGTTGTAAAAAAAGAGGTTAAATTTATTAGAACTATATTTTTGGTTGTTGTTGGTGCGACGATTATTAAACTTATTTGGGATTTTTTAAAGAGTTAGCCAAAATAGGCTTAAAATAGAGCAAACTTAAAAAACTTTTAACATTATTTTTGATAAAATCACGGCAAAAATTTTAAAAAGGTTGGTGTATGAAGGATTTATTTCTCTTTTCAGATTTAATTTATCATAGTCACGCATTTGTCTATGCGTTTCACTTTTGCTTGGTTGCTATTATCGTAGTTTTGGTGGCTAAGTGCGCGACATCTAAAATGCAACTAGTTCCTCGTGGTGTTCAAAATATAGTCGAGGCCTATCTTGAGGGTGTTGTTTCTATGGGCAAGGACACCTTAGGTAGTGAGGAGTTGGCACGAAAATATCTGCCTTTGGTTGCGACGATAGGTTTTGTGGTTTTCTTTTCAAATGCCATTGGTATTATACCTGGTTTTGAGTCTCCGACTTCTAGCTTAAATCTTACTTTGACATTGGCACTTGTTGTGTTTGTGTATTACAACTATCAAGGTATTAAGAAAAATGGCTTTTTTAAATACTTTGCACACTTTATGGGGCCAAGCAAGGTTCTAGCTCCGCTTATGTTTTTAGTTGAGATTATTTCGCACCTTTCTCGTATAGTTTCACTATCTTTCCGTCTTTTTGGAAATATCAAGGGTGATGATTTGTTCTTGCTTGTTATGCTTAGTCTTGCACCGTTTTTTGCACCACTACCAGCTTACGCTCTACTTACGCTTATGGCAGTGCTTCAGGCATTTATTTTTATGATGCTTACTTATGTTTATCTTGCTGGCGCGGT comes from the Campylobacter mucosalis genome and includes:
- a CDS encoding superoxide dismutase family protein, yielding MKKVLIASVALCASLFANECKPADCLVIPMEQLGEKGNVNVGEVIAMNTNYGVAFFPNLKGLTAGAHGFHVHTNADCGATEKGLGTKAGGHWDPAGTGKHSYPWDDNGHKGDLPALIVDSEGNAVYPVLAPKIKDVSELKGHSLMIHVGGDNHSDHPKPLGGGGARMVCGVIK
- a CDS encoding TSUP family transporter encodes the protein MEFEIWVYFLLFGVAFLAGLIDAIAGGGGLIALPALMTVGIPPHAALATNKLQGTFGSFTAAVNFAKKGLINFNEILIGIVFTFIGAVFGTILILFLNAQILKIIVPFCLIAIFIYTIFMPKVGENDRQARMKPKIFYIIFGFVLGFYDGFFGPGAGSFWTFSMVALLGLNMKKSVAHTKALNFTSNAVSLAVFVIGGQILWLIGLLMGVGQVFGAFVGSNLVVKKEVKFIRTIFLVVVGATIIKLIWDFLKS
- a CDS encoding F0F1 ATP synthase subunit A produces the protein MKDLFLFSDLIYHSHAFVYAFHFCLVAIIVVLVAKCATSKMQLVPRGVQNIVEAYLEGVVSMGKDTLGSEELARKYLPLVATIGFVVFFSNAIGIIPGFESPTSSLNLTLTLALVVFVYYNYQGIKKNGFFKYFAHFMGPSKVLAPLMFLVEIISHLSRIVSLSFRLFGNIKGDDLFLLVMLSLAPFFAPLPAYALLTLMAVLQAFIFMMLTYVYLAGAVAVEEH